One stretch of Orcinus orca chromosome 15, mOrcOrc1.1, whole genome shotgun sequence DNA includes these proteins:
- the XBP1 gene encoding LOW QUALITY PROTEIN: X-box-binding protein 1 (The sequence of the model RefSeq protein was modified relative to this genomic sequence to represent the inferred CDS: deleted 2 bases in 1 codon), with protein MVVVAAAQSPAAGAPKVLLLSGQPAAAAAAAGAPVGRALPVMVPGQRGASPEAASGGPPQARKRQRLTHLSPEEKALRRKLKNRVAAQTARDRKKARMSELEQQVVDLEEENQKLLLENQLLREKTHGLIVENQELRQRLGMDALVTEEEAETKGNGARPVAGSAERSTQTTCTSAAGAGPVVTPPEHLPMDSDGVDSSDSESDILLGILFNLDPVMFFRCPSPESTSLEQLPEVDPEGPSSLPAPPSPSLGTSSAKLEAINELIRFDHIYTKPLVLEIPSETESQANVVVKIEEAPSSPSEKDHPEFTVSVKEELVEDDFIPELGISDLLSTSHCLKPSSYLLDAYSDCSYEGSPSPLSDMSSLLGVDHSWEDTFASELFPQLISV; from the exons ATGGTGGTGGTGGCAGCCGCGCAGAGCCCGGCCGCCGGGGCACCCAAAGTTCTGCTTCTGTCCGGCcagcccgccgccgccgccgccgccgccggagcCCCGGTCGGCCGGGCTCTGCCGGTCATGGTGCCGGGCCAGCGAGGGGCCAGCCCGgaggcggcgagcggggggccgCCCCAGGCGCGCAAACGACAGCGCCTCACGCACCTGAGCCCCGAGGAGAAGGCGCTGCGGAG gaaactgaaaaacagaGTAGCAGCTCAGACTGCCAGAGACCGAAAGAAAGCTCGAATGAGTGAGCTGGAGCAACAAGTGGTAGATTTGGAAGAAGAG AACCAAAAACTTTTGCTAGAAAATCAGCTTTTACGAGAGAAAACTCATGGCCTCATAGTTGAGAACCAGGAATTGAGACAGCGCTTGGGGATGGATGCCCTAGTGACTGAAGAGGAGGCAGAGACCAAA GGGAATGGAGCGAGGCCGGTGGCCGGGTCTGCTGAG CGCAGCACTCAGACTACGTGCACCTCTGCAGCAGGTGCAGGCCCAGTTGTCACCCCTCCAGAACATCTCCCCATGGATTCTGACGGTGTTGACTCTTCAGACTCTGAG tCTGATATCCTGTTGGGCATTTTGTTCAACTTGGACCCAGTTATGTTCTTCAGATGTCCCTCTCCAGAGTCTACCAGCCTGGAGCAGCTCCCAGAAGTCGACCCAGAAGGACCCAGTTCCTTACCCGCACCCCCCTCTCCATCCCTGGGGACGTCATCAGCCAAGCTGGAAGCCATTAATGAACTGATTCGTTTTGACCACATATATACAAAGCCCCTAGTCTTAGAGATACCCTCTGAGACAGAGAGCCAAGCTAATGTGGTAGTGAAAATTGAGGAAGCACCTTCCAGTCCCTCAGAGAAAGATCACCCTGAATTCACTGTCTCAGTGAAGGAAGAACTTGTAGAAGATGACTTCATTCCAGAGCTGGGTATCTCAGATCTGCTTTCAACCAGCCACTGCCTGAAGCCATCTTCCTACCTACTGGATGCTTATAGTGACTGTAGCTATGAGGGTTCCCCTTCTCCCTTGAGTGACATGTCCTCTCTGCTTGGTGTAGACCATTCCTGGGAGGACACTTTTGCCAGTGAACTCTTTCCCCAGCTGATTAGTGTCTAA